One stretch of Natronobacterium gregoryi SP2 DNA includes these proteins:
- a CDS encoding aldehyde ferredoxin oxidoreductase family protein — protein sequence MTELGGFQDNVARIDLSEGVIDYESIDEDDAKKYIGARGLGVKYVFEQGPDVDPLGPDNLLAFMNGPLSGTQVTMSGRIAVCTKSPLTGTVTDSHHGGWSGARLKWAGFDGLLFEGEADDPVYAVVEDGDIELRDASDLWGKGVHETRERLEEEVDGSYGKNLSFMGIGPGGENEVRYACIINEDDRASGRGGTGCVMGSKNLKAIVVKSSTKMPQPADPETFKEGHQQAMQAIQESDVTAPNEGGLSQFGTNVLMNLTEEMSGLPTRNGKYTSTEDAREDGFADDEFDSERISGENVRENILVDEPTCHSCPVACKKEVEVQAMHKGEEMNVRTESYEFESAYALGPNSGHTERDDIAVMLDRCNDMGLDTIDTGNMMAMAMEMTEEGKLEDGLDWGDTETMIEMIERIAHRDGELADLLAEGARRVADEVGAHDNSLAVKGQTIAAYDPRCMKGMGIGYATSNRGACHLRGYTPAAEILGIPEKVDPYAWEGKGELTAEFQDLHAISDSFDICKFNAFAEGIEEYVMQYNGMTGLDVTEEELMEAGERVYNLERYYNNLVGFDGDDDSLPERFLEDGVPGQGASDGEYCELEEMKAEYYDYRGWVDGVVPDEKLEALEIEIGPGTGVSSDGAAAAPGDD from the coding sequence ATGACAGAACTCGGCGGTTTCCAGGACAATGTCGCTCGCATCGACCTCTCAGAGGGGGTAATCGATTACGAGTCGATCGACGAGGACGACGCGAAAAAATACATCGGTGCACGGGGGCTCGGGGTAAAGTACGTGTTCGAACAGGGGCCAGACGTGGACCCGCTTGGACCGGACAACCTGCTCGCGTTCATGAACGGCCCGCTGTCCGGGACTCAGGTAACTATGAGCGGCCGGATCGCGGTCTGTACGAAGTCACCACTTACGGGCACCGTCACCGACAGCCACCACGGTGGCTGGTCGGGTGCACGATTGAAGTGGGCCGGCTTCGACGGTCTGCTGTTCGAAGGTGAAGCCGACGACCCCGTCTACGCCGTCGTCGAGGACGGCGACATCGAACTTCGGGACGCCTCCGACCTCTGGGGGAAAGGCGTCCACGAGACGCGAGAGCGACTCGAGGAAGAAGTCGACGGCTCTTACGGCAAGAATTTGAGCTTCATGGGGATCGGTCCCGGCGGCGAGAACGAGGTTCGCTACGCCTGTATCATCAACGAAGACGACCGTGCCTCGGGCCGTGGCGGAACGGGCTGTGTGATGGGCTCGAAGAACCTCAAGGCGATTGTCGTCAAATCGAGTACGAAAATGCCCCAGCCGGCCGATCCCGAGACGTTCAAGGAGGGCCACCAGCAGGCGATGCAGGCGATCCAGGAATCCGACGTCACTGCACCAAACGAGGGCGGACTCTCGCAGTTCGGGACGAACGTTCTGATGAACCTCACCGAGGAGATGTCCGGTCTCCCGACCCGTAACGGAAAGTACACCTCGACGGAGGACGCCCGCGAGGATGGGTTCGCCGACGACGAGTTCGATTCCGAGCGGATCAGTGGCGAGAACGTCCGGGAGAACATCCTCGTCGACGAGCCGACATGTCACTCCTGTCCGGTTGCCTGTAAGAAGGAAGTCGAAGTCCAGGCGATGCACAAAGGCGAGGAGATGAACGTTCGAACGGAGTCCTACGAGTTCGAATCGGCGTACGCGCTCGGGCCGAACTCCGGTCACACCGAACGCGACGACATCGCGGTAATGCTCGACCGCTGTAACGACATGGGCCTCGATACCATCGACACGGGCAACATGATGGCGATGGCCATGGAGATGACCGAGGAGGGCAAACTCGAGGACGGGCTCGACTGGGGCGATACCGAAACGATGATCGAGATGATCGAGAGGATCGCCCACCGCGACGGCGAGCTTGCCGACCTGCTGGCAGAGGGCGCTCGCCGCGTCGCCGACGAGGTCGGAGCCCACGACAACTCCCTTGCGGTCAAGGGCCAGACGATCGCCGCCTACGACCCACGCTGCATGAAAGGGATGGGAATCGGCTACGCGACTTCGAACCGCGGTGCCTGTCACCTCCGTGGCTACACCCCTGCTGCTGAAATTCTCGGCATCCCCGAGAAAGTCGATCCATACGCGTGGGAAGGCAAAGGCGAACTGACTGCGGAGTTCCAGGATCTCCACGCCATCAGCGATTCCTTCGACATCTGCAAGTTCAATGCCTTTGCAGAAGGCATCGAGGAGTACGTCATGCAATACAACGGCATGACGGGTCTCGACGTCACCGAAGAGGAACTGATGGAAGCCGGCGAACGCGTCTACAACCTCGAGCGATACTACAACAACCTCGTCGGCTTCGACGGCGACGACGACTCGCTCCCCGAGCGGTTCCTCGAGGATGGCGTCCCCGGGCAAGGTGCAAGTGACGGCGAGTACTGCGAACTCGAGGAGATGAAAGCCGAGTACTACGACTACCGCGGCTGGGTCGACGGCGTCGTCCCGGACGAGAAACTCGAGGCACTCGAAATCGAAATCGGTCCCGGGACGGGCGTCAGTAGCGACGGCGCTGCGGCGGCTCCCGGCGACGACTGA
- a CDS encoding pyridoxamine 5'-phosphate oxidase family protein, which yields MPIDQETEMTRAEVDDFLSRHETGVLSLARDDEPYSIPISYGYDDENQRFYVRLVSTPNSEKRSFLHSTPETRLVVYDDTGSTYRSVIGKGTLEKIPPAELTPDQIAQYGEARRPLFEIWAQGRDELDIELYRLEPETLGGRRIVVDRGE from the coding sequence ATGCCTATCGATCAAGAAACCGAAATGACTCGCGCGGAGGTCGACGACTTTCTGAGTCGTCACGAGACTGGCGTTCTCTCTCTTGCACGCGACGACGAACCCTATTCTATTCCGATCTCGTACGGCTACGACGACGAAAACCAGCGCTTCTACGTACGACTCGTTTCGACACCAAACAGCGAAAAACGATCGTTTCTCCACTCGACACCCGAGACTCGCCTCGTCGTCTACGACGACACCGGATCGACGTATCGGAGCGTAATCGGAAAAGGAACGCTCGAGAAGATCCCACCTGCAGAGCTGACGCCCGATCAAATTGCCCAGTACGGTGAAGCGAGACGGCCGTTGTTCGAGATCTGGGCACAGGGGAGAGACGAACTCGACATCGAACTCTACCGTCTCGAGCCGGAGACACTCGGCGGACGCCGGATCGTCGTCGACCGAGGAGAGTAG
- a CDS encoding IS4 family transposase, translating to MRRLTTLFPSEFLEEHAEELGVIERDRKLQIPAFVWAFVFGFAAGESRTLAGFRRSYNSTADETISPGGFYHRLTPSPAEYFRDLVERGLDEVAVPDTVDADIDRFKDVMIADGTVLRLHEFLADEYEARKEEQAGAKLHLLHNATKQTIERLDVTDEKTHDSTLFHTGSWLEDRLVLFDRAYFKYRRFALIDENDGYFVSRLKESANPVVTEELREWRARAIPLEGEQIHDVVDDLHREYIDVEVEAEFDRRPYGGTQSRDTKRFRVVGVRKEDADDYHLYITNLPREEFLPSDLGTIYRCRWEVELLFRELKTQYELDEFDTTKKHVVEILLYAALPSLLVSRELLDLVTEQADGEIVFPPERWAATFRSHAQLILHELGEYLGYSPPPLLDRLIDDAQKIHQQRPVLQETLATATQPRCES from the coding sequence ATGCGTCGGCTCACTACACTGTTTCCCTCTGAGTTCCTCGAAGAGCACGCCGAGGAACTCGGCGTGATCGAACGCGACCGCAAGCTCCAGATCCCTGCCTTCGTCTGGGCATTCGTGTTCGGCTTCGCCGCAGGCGAAAGCCGAACACTCGCTGGCTTCAGACGCAGCTACAACTCGACAGCTGATGAGACGATCTCTCCCGGCGGCTTCTATCACCGGTTGACGCCGTCTCCCGCAGAGTACTTCCGCGACCTCGTCGAGCGTGGCCTCGACGAGGTCGCTGTCCCTGACACTGTTGACGCCGATATCGACCGATTCAAGGACGTGATGATCGCTGATGGAACCGTCCTGCGGTTGCACGAGTTCCTTGCCGATGAGTACGAAGCTCGCAAGGAGGAGCAGGCTGGAGCGAAGCTCCACCTGCTCCACAATGCCACTAAGCAGACGATAGAACGTCTCGACGTGACTGACGAGAAAACGCACGACAGCACGTTGTTTCACACAGGATCGTGGCTCGAAGATCGGCTCGTTCTGTTCGACCGAGCCTACTTCAAGTACCGCCGCTTCGCGTTGATCGATGAGAACGACGGCTACTTCGTGAGTCGGCTGAAAGAGAGCGCAAATCCGGTCGTAACGGAGGAATTACGGGAATGGCGCGCCCGCGCCATTCCCTTGGAAGGTGAGCAGATCCACGATGTTGTGGATGATCTGCACCGCGAGTACATCGACGTGGAAGTCGAAGCCGAGTTCGACCGAAGACCGTACGGCGGGACGCAATCACGCGATACGAAACGGTTTCGCGTCGTCGGCGTCCGCAAAGAGGACGCCGACGACTACCACCTGTACATCACGAATCTCCCGAGAGAGGAGTTCTTGCCGTCGGATCTAGGGACGATCTATCGGTGTCGGTGGGAGGTGGAGTTGCTGTTTCGGGAGTTGAAGACGCAGTACGAACTGGACGAGTTCGACACGACAAAGAAGCATGTTGTCGAAATTCTGCTGTACGCGGCGTTGCCGTCACTGCTCGTGAGTCGTGAATTGCTCGATCTGGTCACCGAACAGGCGGACGGTGAGATCGTGTTTCCGCCGGAACGCTGGGCGGCGACCTTCCGGTCGCACGCCCAGCTCATCCTCCACGAACTTGGCGAATATCTTGGCTACTCGCCGCCACCGCTGCTTGACCGACTGATCGACGACGCACAGAAGATCCACCAGCAACGCCCAGTGTTACAAGAGACGCTCGCTACCGCTACGCAACCGAGGTGTGAGTCTTAA
- a CDS encoding ArsR/SmtB family transcription factor, with protein MSATNLTTQGWPTEDETADLPSVLAALEDDACRTILEATSEEALTATELSDQCDIPSSTAYRKVEKLTEAGLVEEKVRINTSGKHATEYCTVIDDIVVTVADGGVELEITRADTESTVGSMPSIAGD; from the coding sequence ATGTCCGCTACGAACCTAACGACGCAAGGATGGCCGACCGAAGACGAAACCGCCGACCTTCCGAGCGTGCTCGCCGCGCTCGAAGACGACGCCTGTCGGACTATTCTCGAGGCGACGAGTGAGGAAGCTCTGACCGCGACGGAACTCTCCGACCAGTGTGACATCCCGAGTTCGACTGCCTACCGGAAAGTCGAGAAACTGACCGAGGCCGGGCTTGTCGAGGAGAAAGTCCGCATCAACACGTCCGGCAAACACGCCACGGAGTACTGCACGGTGATCGACGACATCGTCGTCACCGTCGCCGACGGCGGCGTCGAACTCGAGATAACCAGAGCCGACACGGAATCGACCGTCGGCTCGATGCCCTCGATCGCTGGCGACTGA
- a CDS encoding ubiquitin-like small modifier protein 1 — protein sequence MEIDLRFFATFRDAVGQKERSREVDDETVVGDVLAGLEAEYGGLEGELLEDGTIRAQLSVLKNGRDVTHMSGADTTLEDGDVLSVFPPVAGGSR from the coding sequence ATGGAGATCGACCTGCGATTCTTCGCAACTTTCCGGGACGCCGTCGGACAGAAAGAGCGGAGCCGCGAAGTCGACGACGAGACGGTTGTCGGCGACGTTCTCGCCGGCCTCGAGGCCGAGTACGGCGGACTCGAGGGGGAACTTCTCGAAGACGGAACGATTCGAGCACAGTTGAGTGTCCTGAAGAACGGACGTGACGTTACTCATATGTCGGGAGCGGACACGACGCTCGAGGACGGAGACGTGCTTTCGGTGTTCCCGCCGGTTGCGGGCGGCAGTCGCTGA
- a CDS encoding PadR family transcriptional regulator, giving the protein MDELTGFQRDLLYVIAGKDRPSGQEILDDINHYIDQPVTHGRLYPNLDTLVERELVEKGQLDRRTNYYALTPKGQRALQRRQEWVDQYVDV; this is encoded by the coding sequence ATGGACGAACTAACTGGGTTTCAGCGTGACTTGCTGTACGTCATCGCAGGGAAAGATCGCCCGTCCGGACAGGAGATTCTCGACGACATCAACCACTACATCGATCAGCCGGTGACACACGGTCGGCTGTATCCGAACCTCGACACGCTCGTCGAGAGAGAACTCGTCGAGAAAGGCCAGCTAGATCGGCGGACGAACTACTACGCGCTCACCCCGAAAGGACAACGGGCGCTCCAGCGCCGTCAAGAGTGGGTCGACCAGTACGTCGACGTGTAG
- a CDS encoding AzlD family protein has translation MIGDVELLRLDPAVVGIILAMAAVTVAAKVGGIWVVRRIEVTDRLEAGLSVLPGAIVIAVLGPELVAGGPAEWAAAAVVLVVMWRTASILLALCAGVVGVVAFRALLASVGMV, from the coding sequence ATGATCGGTGACGTCGAACTCCTGCGACTCGACCCTGCCGTCGTCGGGATCATCCTGGCGATGGCCGCCGTCACGGTCGCCGCGAAAGTCGGTGGTATCTGGGTCGTCCGACGAATCGAGGTGACCGACCGACTCGAGGCCGGACTCTCCGTGTTGCCCGGTGCGATCGTAATCGCAGTACTAGGTCCGGAGCTCGTGGCTGGCGGACCCGCAGAGTGGGCAGCAGCAGCCGTCGTCCTCGTGGTCATGTGGCGGACGGCGAGTATCCTGTTGGCTCTCTGTGCGGGAGTTGTCGGGGTCGTTGCGTTCCGGGCGCTGCTGGCCAGCGTCGGGATGGTGTGA
- a CDS encoding DUF1328 family protein, whose amino-acid sequence MLEFASPLQTGDGFLYWAVVFFVLAVIAAAVGARGVAGISMEIARIFVLVFIVLAIVALLL is encoded by the coding sequence ATGCTCGAGTTCGCGTCTCCGTTACAGACCGGTGACGGCTTCTTGTACTGGGCGGTCGTGTTCTTCGTTCTGGCAGTTATCGCGGCAGCTGTCGGCGCACGCGGCGTCGCTGGTATCTCGATGGAAATCGCTCGAATCTTCGTGTTGGTCTTTATCGTTCTGGCGATCGTTGCGTTGTTACTGTGA
- a CDS encoding NUDIX hydrolase, translating into MTDELAWKSQDQRVAYTCPGFDVVNESVRLPDGTETEFDYVSEPASVCILPFTPDGDVVCIDEWRQAVSRVNRGLPVGSTEPEDDDLETAARRELVEETGHEAAELEPLVTVEPANGIADSVMHFFVARDCRPTTDQDLDHNETIRVRQRPFEDLLEEIRTGELRDGRAVLAVSYYRLLENQ; encoded by the coding sequence ATGACCGATGAACTCGCCTGGAAGAGCCAGGACCAACGAGTAGCCTACACGTGCCCAGGCTTCGACGTCGTTAACGAATCCGTTCGCCTCCCGGACGGCACCGAAACCGAGTTCGACTACGTCTCGGAGCCGGCAAGCGTCTGCATCCTGCCGTTTACGCCCGACGGCGACGTCGTCTGTATCGACGAGTGGCGACAGGCTGTCTCCCGCGTCAACCGCGGGCTCCCCGTCGGCAGCACCGAACCCGAAGACGACGACCTCGAGACTGCCGCCCGCCGAGAACTCGTGGAAGAGACTGGACACGAGGCCGCCGAACTCGAGCCACTGGTAACCGTCGAACCGGCAAACGGGATCGCAGACTCGGTGATGCACTTTTTCGTCGCCCGCGACTGCCGACCGACCACAGACCAAGATCTCGACCACAACGAGACCATCCGCGTCCGACAGCGCCCGTTCGAGGACCTGCTCGAGGAGATCCGGACCGGCGAACTCCGCGACGGACGAGCAGTGCTCGCGGTTTCGTACTATCGGTTACTCGAGAACCAATAA
- a CDS encoding AzlC family ABC transporter permease: MGTDIERKQRDEQSSKDEDAITFGWDGVRVGFLTCLPVALGVGGYGIAFGVLANQAGLSVAEATLMSGVVLAGASQIVAIELWADPIPAATIVATVFAINLRYSLMGAALQPWFKQLSSRKVYGSLFFMADENWALTMRDLRSGSGRGAFLLGGGIAIWVFWVGATLVGAVAGGVVGDPTRYGTDFILVAVFVALAAELWEGRPSLVPWLVAFGTSLLAAQYLPGRWYILLGGLVAAGVEVIRYDR, translated from the coding sequence ATGGGCACCGATATCGAGAGAAAGCAACGGGACGAGCAGTCATCGAAGGACGAAGACGCCATCACGTTCGGGTGGGATGGCGTCCGAGTGGGCTTTCTCACTTGTCTCCCGGTTGCACTCGGCGTCGGCGGCTACGGGATTGCGTTCGGTGTCCTCGCGAATCAGGCTGGGTTGAGCGTCGCCGAGGCGACGCTGATGAGCGGCGTCGTGCTGGCGGGTGCGTCACAGATCGTCGCGATCGAACTCTGGGCGGACCCGATCCCGGCCGCGACGATCGTCGCAACTGTCTTCGCGATCAATCTCCGGTACTCGCTGATGGGGGCAGCGTTGCAGCCGTGGTTCAAGCAACTCTCCTCGAGGAAGGTCTACGGCAGCCTCTTTTTTATGGCCGACGAGAACTGGGCGCTGACGATGCGCGATCTCAGGAGTGGGAGCGGTCGAGGCGCGTTCCTGCTCGGCGGGGGCATCGCGATCTGGGTCTTCTGGGTCGGTGCGACGCTCGTCGGTGCCGTCGCGGGCGGGGTCGTCGGAGATCCAACGCGGTACGGAACCGACTTCATACTCGTCGCCGTCTTCGTCGCGCTCGCGGCGGAGCTCTGGGAGGGGCGGCCGTCGCTCGTTCCCTGGCTCGTCGCGTTCGGCACGTCTCTCCTGGCGGCTCAGTACCTTCCGGGACGGTGGTACATCCTGCTTGGTGGACTCGTCGCTGCGGGTGTCGAGGTGATTCGGTATGATCGGTGA
- a CDS encoding helix-turn-helix domain-containing protein, whose protein sequence is MTSGIRAEIKIDDPPSCVVADAAADASGTVLSVSKSVDPGAPDRVTEEFLLEPDDPSAEPSVDDIELTEIFSYGSSSSYRFGRELGRGCPCEIVEEFDCPVVDVRATEESLFITFHTPDMQTLQAIISELQRQCETIDVQRLLQSQQDHSEQNLVFVDRSTLTARQLEVLETAHRMGYFEHPKRANAGEVADELDITSTTFTEHLAAAQTKLLNVILDHGGD, encoded by the coding sequence ATGACTTCGGGTATCCGCGCCGAAATCAAGATCGACGATCCTCCCTCTTGTGTCGTCGCGGACGCGGCTGCCGACGCCAGTGGAACCGTTCTTTCGGTCTCGAAAAGCGTCGATCCCGGCGCACCAGACCGCGTTACTGAGGAGTTCCTTCTAGAACCCGACGATCCCAGTGCCGAGCCGAGCGTCGACGACATCGAGCTGACGGAAATTTTCTCCTACGGCTCGAGTTCCAGCTACCGGTTCGGTCGCGAGCTCGGTCGGGGCTGTCCCTGCGAAATCGTCGAAGAATTCGACTGTCCGGTCGTCGACGTCCGTGCGACAGAGGAGTCGCTTTTCATTACTTTCCACACACCCGACATGCAGACGCTCCAGGCGATCATCAGCGAACTGCAACGCCAGTGTGAGACGATCGACGTCCAGCGACTCCTCCAGTCCCAGCAAGATCACTCCGAACAGAACCTCGTCTTCGTCGACCGGAGCACGCTGACCGCACGGCAACTCGAGGTGCTCGAGACAGCCCACCGGATGGGCTACTTCGAGCACCCAAAGAGAGCGAATGCAGGCGAAGTCGCCGACGAACTCGATATTACGAGCACTACGTTCACCGAACACCTCGCGGCTGCACAGACGAAACTCTTGAACGTGATCCTCGACCACGGAGGCGACTAA
- the tgtA gene encoding tRNA guanosine(15) transglycosylase TgtA has protein sequence MRECFELRETDAGGRIGELTVPRAGVTVETPALLPVINPNLDTISPRRLAEEFGAEILITNSYIIHGTEDVREQAIAEGLHELLDFPGAIMTDSGSFQLSEYGDIDVTTEEILEFQHEIGSDIGTPVDIPTPPDVARERAEDELGTTQERLEVAEDVDTGDMLVSAPVQGSTYPDLREEAGRHADATDLDVFPVGAVVPLMNDYRYDDMIDVVAAAKRGLGADAPVHLFGAGHPMMFALGVVMGCDLFDSAAYALYARDDRYLTVRGTRQLADLEYLPCSCPVCTSHSPDDLRSLSDRDREEELAAHNLHVTFAEIRRIKQAIRAGNLLELVEQRARAHPTMLDGYRTLLDHAAQLEQVDPVSKGAFFYTSHESARRPEVLRHHRRLARLETPDSLFLTEGEPVRGDDFDCSWRVEPPFGPFPRALSKSYPLTAEVPARTDRAALEAAAEGVCRLVETNPETDVALGHRGWPSEVLARLPDGVELIDLTAA, from the coding sequence ATGCGTGAGTGTTTCGAACTCAGGGAGACGGACGCCGGTGGGCGAATCGGCGAGCTCACTGTTCCACGGGCGGGCGTGACGGTCGAAACGCCGGCTCTTCTGCCGGTGATTAACCCGAACCTTGATACGATCAGCCCCCGCAGACTCGCCGAGGAGTTCGGTGCCGAGATTCTCATCACCAACTCTTATATCATCCACGGCACCGAAGACGTCCGCGAGCAGGCCATAGCGGAGGGGCTCCACGAACTGCTCGATTTCCCTGGCGCGATCATGACTGATTCGGGCTCGTTCCAACTCTCGGAGTACGGCGATATCGACGTCACGACCGAGGAAATCCTCGAGTTTCAACACGAGATCGGGTCGGACATCGGCACGCCGGTCGACATCCCCACCCCACCGGACGTCGCTCGCGAGCGCGCGGAAGACGAACTCGGGACAACCCAGGAACGACTCGAGGTCGCCGAGGACGTCGACACCGGCGACATGCTCGTCTCCGCGCCGGTCCAGGGCTCGACCTACCCTGACCTACGCGAGGAGGCAGGTAGGCACGCCGACGCGACCGACCTCGACGTCTTCCCGGTCGGTGCCGTCGTCCCGCTGATGAACGACTACCGGTACGACGATATGATCGACGTCGTCGCCGCCGCGAAACGCGGGCTGGGGGCGGACGCACCCGTCCACCTGTTCGGAGCCGGCCACCCCATGATGTTTGCACTCGGCGTCGTGATGGGCTGTGATCTCTTCGACTCCGCTGCGTACGCCCTCTATGCGCGCGACGACCGATATCTGACTGTCCGTGGCACGCGCCAGCTCGCGGACCTCGAGTATCTCCCGTGTTCCTGCCCCGTCTGTACGAGCCACTCGCCCGACGACCTCCGCTCACTATCCGATCGAGATCGCGAGGAGGAACTCGCGGCACACAACCTCCACGTCACGTTCGCGGAGATCCGCCGGATCAAGCAGGCGATCCGCGCGGGCAACCTGCTGGAACTGGTCGAGCAGCGGGCCCGCGCCCACCCGACGATGCTCGATGGCTACCGAACGCTGCTCGATCATGCCGCACAACTCGAGCAGGTCGATCCCGTCTCGAAGGGTGCGTTCTTCTACACCTCTCACGAGAGCGCCCGCCGACCCGAGGTCCTGCGTCACCACCGGCGTCTCGCACGTCTCGAGACGCCCGACTCGTTGTTCCTGACGGAAGGCGAACCGGTGCGGGGCGACGACTTCGACTGCTCTTGGCGCGTCGAGCCACCGTTCGGGCCGTTTCCGCGGGCACTCTCGAAGAGTTATCCGCTCACGGCGGAGGTCCCCGCGCGGACGGATCGCGCGGCACTCGAGGCAGCGGCCGAGGGCGTCTGTCGACTCGTCGAGACCAACCCAGAGACGGACGTGGCGCTCGGTCACCGAGGCTGGCCGTCCGAAGTGCTCGCGAGGCTTCCCGACGGCGTCGAACTGATCGATCTAACCGCTGCGTAG
- a CDS encoding DUF7560 family zinc ribbon protein, whose protein sequence is MSRYEFTCPECRQEIEVNESMREATLTHGCPVCGAAVTPTDFAGEQHTG, encoded by the coding sequence ATGAGCAGATACGAATTCACCTGCCCGGAGTGTAGGCAAGAAATCGAAGTCAACGAGTCGATGCGGGAAGCTACCCTCACCCACGGCTGCCCCGTCTGTGGTGCTGCAGTCACGCCAACGGACTTCGCCGGGGAGCAACACACTGGTTAG